From the genome of Brienomyrus brachyistius isolate T26 chromosome 8, BBRACH_0.4, whole genome shotgun sequence, one region includes:
- the grm2a gene encoding glutamate receptor, metabotropic 2a isoform X1, translating to MAMTSACLWLKVWIPSSLLLPFLLLLVPQTLATSSYSTGAKREILVEGDLVIGGLFPVHHKGEGTEDCGTVNEQRGIQRLEAMLLALDEINHDERILPGLRLGAHILDSCSKDTYALEQSLEFVRASLTKVDETEYICPDGSYAIHDDLPLAISGVIGGSYSDVSIQVANLLRLFQIPQISYASTSAKLSDKTRYDYFARTVPPDFYQAKAMAEILRYFNWTYVSTVASEGDYGETGIDAFQQEARVRHICIATSAKVSRSMSRWSYDAVIRSLQQKSNAKVVILFTRSEDARELLVAAARMNATFIWVASDGWGAQESVVRGSEPVANGAFTIELASYPIKEFTQYFTKLDPYNNTRNPWFREFWEHRFQCSLQEVSCGQYSLSDGSFEQESKIMFVINAVYAMAHALHNMRLAACPNSTKICDAMKPGTGKRLYKDYVLKTRFDAPFRPADTENVVSFDANGDSLGRYNIFHYHGDDGKYVYTKVGHWAQDLVLNTSHILWDQQAPPTSQCSDPCRKNEVKSMQPGDVCCWICIPCQAHQYLLDEFHCTDCMLGQWPLENLTGCYELPEEYIQWGDAWAVGPVTIACLGIICTLFVIGVFAKHIDTPLVKASGRELSYILLLGVLMCYSVTFVYVAKPSATVCALRRLGLGTSFAICYSALLTKTNRIARIFGGVRDGAQRPRFISPASQVAICSALISCQLVALLLWLLVEVPDVRKEVKPDRRDIVILKCNSKDSSMLLSLTYDCLLIVLCTVYAFKTRKCPENFNEAKFIGFTMYTTCIIWLAFQPIFYVTASDYRVQTTTMCISVSLSGSVVLGCLFAPKTHIILFQPQKNVTTLRAPTARFSVTTGPPSSHSQTSGSNFVPTVCNGREVLDSTTSSL from the exons ATGGCCatgacttctgcctgcctctgGCTCAAAGTGTGGATTCCCTCCTCTCTTCTGCTGCCGTTCCTCCTGCTACTGGTCCCACAGACTCTGGCTACATCCAGCTACAGCACAGGTGCCAAGCGGGAGATCTTGGTCGAGGGTGATTTGGTGATTGGGGGCCTCTTCCCCGTGCACCACAAGGGTGAAGGAACGGAGGACTGTGGCACAGTTAACGAGCAGCGTGGCATCCAGAGGCTGGAGGCCATGCTGCTGGCATTGGATGAGATTAACCATGATGAGCGCATCCTGCCAGGCCTCAGGCTAGGTGCCCACATCCTGGACTCCTGCTCCAAGGACACGTATGCACTGGAGCAGTCCCTGGAGTTTGTCCGTGCCTCTCTCACCAAGGTGGACGAGACAGAGTACATCTGCCCTGACGGTTCCTACGCCATTCATGACGACTTACCCCTAGCCATCTCTGGAGTCATTGGTGGCTCCTACAGTGACGTCTCTATCCAG GTAGCCAATCTACTCCGTCTGTTCCAAATCCCTCAGATCAGCTATGCCTCCACCAGCGCCAAGCTGAGCGATAAGACACGTTATGACTACTTTGCCCGCACCGTCCCACCAGACTTCTACCAGGCAAAGGCCATGGCAGAGATTCTCCGCTACTTCAACTGGACCTACGTATCCACCGTAGCCTCGGAGGGGGATTATGGAGAGACCGGCATCGATGCCTTCCAGCAGGAGGCCCGGGTTCGCCACATCTGCATCGCCACGTCCGCCAAGGTCAGCCGCTCGATGAGCCGCTGGAGCTACGATGCAGTCATCCGCTCCCTGCAGCAGAAATCCAACGCCAAGGTGGTGATCCTGTTCACACGGAGCGAGGACGCGCGGGAGCTGCTGGTGGCAGCCGCCCGCATGAACGCCACCTTCATCTGGGTGGCCAGTGACGGCTGGGGGGCGCAGGAGAGCGTGGTGCGGGGGAGCGAGCCGGTGGCCAACGGGGCCTTCACTATCGAGCTGGCCTCTTACCCCATCAAGGAGTTCACCCAGTACTTCACCAAGCTGGACCCATACAACAATACACGCAACCCCTGGTTCCGAGAATTCTGGGAACATCGCTTCCAGTGCAGTCTTCAGGAGGTCAGCTGCGGGCAGTATTCCCTGAGCGATGGCAGTTTTGAGCAAGAGTCCAAAATTATGTTCGTGATTAATGCTGTTTATGCCATGGCCCACGCTCTGCACAACATGAGGCTGGCAGCGTGTCCCAACTCCACCAAGATCTGTGATGCCATGAAGCCAGGCACAGGAAAGAGACTGTACAAGGACTATGTCTTGAAAACCAGGTTTGATG CGCCGTTCCGTCCAGCAGACACAGAGAATGTTGTCAGCTTCGATGCCAACGGGGACAGCCTTGGCCGCTACAACATATTCCATTATCACGGGGACGACGGAAAATACGTCTACACCAAAGTGGGTCACTGGGCACAGGACCTGGTGCTGAATACAAGTCACATCCTGTGGGACCAACAGGCACCTCCAACATCACAGTGCAGCGACCCCTGCAGGAAGAATGAGGTAAAGAGCATGCAGCCAGGGGACGTGTGCTGCTGGATCTGCATTCCTTGCCAGGCACACCAGTACCTACTGGACGAGTTCCACTGCACGGACTGCATGTTAGGCCAGTGGCCCCTGGAGAACCTGACAGGCTGCTATGAGCTGCCGGAGGAGTACATCCAGTGGGGGGACGCCTGGGCCGTGGGGCCCGTCACCATCGCTTGTCTCGGCATAATCTGCACGCTCTTTGTGATCGGCGTATTTGCAAAGCATATCGACACGCCGTTGGTGAAGGCGAGCGGCCGCGAGCTCTCCTACATCCTGCTGCTGGGCGTGCTCATGTGCTACAGCGTGACCTTCGTGTACGTGGCCAAGCCGTCCGCCACCGTGTGCGCCCTCCGCCGCTTGGGCCTGGGCACCTCATTCGCCATCTGCTACTCCGCCCTGCTCACCAAGACCAACCGCATCGCTCGCATCTTCGGCGGCGTGCGGGACGGCGCCCAGAGGCCGCGCTTCATCAGCCCCGCCTCGCAGGTGGCCATCTGCTCGGCACTCATCTCCTGCCAGCTGGTGGCGCTGCTGCTCTGGCTGCTGGTGGAGGTGCCGGATGTTCGCAAGGAGGTGAAGCCGGATCGGCGGGACATCGTCATCCTGAAGTGCAACAGCAAGGACTCCAGCATGCTTCTGTCCCTCACCTACGACTGCCTGCTCATCGTGCTCTGCACCGTCTACGCCTTCAAGACCAGGAAGTGCCCAGAGAACTTCAATGAGGCCAAGTTCATCGGCTTCACCATGTACACCACCTGCATCATCTGGCTGGCCTTCCAGCCCATATTCTATGTCACCGCCAGTGACTACAGG